In the Fusarium oxysporum f. sp. lycopersici 4287 chromosome 9, whole genome shotgun sequence genome, one interval contains:
- a CDS encoding prostaglandin-endoperoxide synthase 1 codes for MAEHKNGVATNGYEKKSSPASSSTKSEAKPLPNSDKKDGIVKSFKQLRVASKRPLPKEMGDGSYRVVENRPGLKQDIRRLRGRDLKTLLEIVKAKVKGETQQDDKTMIMERTIQLVANLSDHSKVQESLTNSFISQLWNSIDHPPMLYMGDKFRFRQPDGSNNNPYLPQLGAARTPYSRTVRPKGMSLGAQPDPEAIFESVFARDAFRKNPNNVSSILWYWATIIIHDLFWTNLQDPNQNDSSSYLDLAPLYGSTEKDRDSIRTFKDGQLKPDCFADKRLIGNPPGVPILLIMFNRFHNHVATNLADINEGGRFSKPAEHLSPEAADAAWKKRDTELFETARLVTSGLYINITLIDYVRNIINLNRVDTTWTLDPRQEMGVSVGTKDLSESGTGNVVSAEFNLCYRWHSCLSEMDDKWVQDFYTELLGENYGPMNLQTMMKALKAFEASVADEPSERTFGGFKRGPDGKFNDDELVEALATAIEQPGGAFGGRNVPRIMKPIEMLGIMRGRKWNLAGLNEFRKHFGLKAYETFEDINSDPSVADALRNLYQHPDYVELYPGIVAEEAKTPMVPGVGIAPTYTISRVVLSDAVALVRGDRYYTTDYNPRHLTNWGYKEVDYDLKVNHGCVFYKLFLRAFPQHFKGNSVYAHYPMVIPSENEKILTNIKRADRFDFSRPEPTATRINIIGYNAAKYILEDQQKYRVCWEEGLKHLMGEAGGRFMLSGDTALHAQQRKCMGKLLYNDTWRNAVKSFYATTAEKLLAEKSYRLAGKMQVDVVRDVGNVAHTHFVARMFNLPLKTSENPKGVFSEQELYMILAVIFVCIFFDIDPAKSFPLRQGAREVAQKLGGIIEMNVKLANSIGVKGLFTSKPDKNDDPLARYGENMAKGLKKAGLSTEDIVWSQILPTAGAMVPNQAQVVSQTSPTRQLSE; via the exons ATGGCGGAACACAAGAATGGCGTAGCTACAAACGGCTACGAGAAGAaatcttctcctgcttcGTCTTCTACCAAATCTGAAGCTAAGCCTCTTCCTAACAGCGATAAGAAGGATGGTATcgtcaagagcttcaagcaACTCCGTGTCGCGAGTAAACGGCCGCTCCCGAAGGAGATGGGCGATGGGTCGTATCGTGTTGTGGAGAATAGACCGGGTTTGAAGCAAGACATTCGACGTCTTCGTGGAAGAG ATCTGAAGACGTTGCTCGAGATCGTCAAGGCCAAAGTCAAGGGTGAAACTCAACAGGATGACAAGACGATGATCATGGAGCGCACGATCCAGCTCGTCGCTAATCTGAGTGATCACTCCAAGGTTCAGGAGTCTTTGACGAATAGTTTCATCTCGCAGCTTTGGAACTCGATCGATCATCCACCTATGCTGTACATGGGAGACAAGTTTCGGTTCAGGCAGCCTGATGGGTCCAACAAT AACCCGTATCTTCCTCAATTGGGCGCCGCGAGAACCCCCTACTCTAGAACCGTCCGTCCCAAGGGCATGAGTCTCGGTGCGCAGCCTGATCCCGAGGCTATTTTCGAGAGTGTCTTTGCGAGAGACGCTTTTAGGAAGAATCCGAACAATGTTTCGAGTATTCTTTGGTACTGGGCCACTATTATCATTCACG ACCTCTTCTGGACAAACCTCCAAGACCCTAACCAGAACGACTCCTCCTCCTATCTCGACCTCGCCCCTCTCTACGGCTCAACCGAAAAAGACCGCGACTCAATCAGAACATTCAAGGACGGTCAATTGAAACCTGATTGTTTCGCTGATAAGCGTCTGATCGGTAATCCACCCGGTGTTcccatccttctcatcatgttCAACCGCTTTCACAACCATGTCGCCACGAACCTCGCAGACATCAACGAGGGCGGTCGCTTCTCCAAACCAGCTGAGCATCTCTCCCCCGAAGCTGCAGATGCTGCTTGGAAGAAGCGCGACACGGAGCTCTTCGAAACAGCGAGACTTGTTACCAGTGGGCTgtacatcaacatcacgcTTATTGACTATGTGAGAAACATCATCAATTTGAACAGGGTTGATACGACGTGGACTCTTGATCCGAGACAGGAAATGGGCGTTAGTGTCGGCACGAAGGACTTGTCGGAGAGTGGCACTGGAAACGTCGTCTCTGCTGAATTCAACCTTTGCTATCGCTGGCACTCGTGTCTCTCAGAGATGGACGACAAGTGGGTTCAGGATTTCTACACTGAGCTTCTTGGTGAGAACTATGGGCCTATGAACCTGCAGACTATGATGAAGGCACTCAAAGCGTTCGAGGCTAGTGTTGCTGATGAGCCGAGTGAGAGAACCTTTGGCGGCTTCAAGAGAGGTCCTGATGGCAAGTTCAACGATGATGAACTGGTTGAGGCGCTGGCTACGGCTATTGAACAGCCTGGTGGTGCATTCGGCGGACGTAATGTTCCACGCATCATGAAGCCTATTGAGATGCTGGGTATCATGCGTGGGAGGAAGTGGAACTTGGCGGGATTGAATGAGTTTAGGAAGCATTTCGGGTTGAAGGCGTATGAGACGTTTGAGGACATCAACTCTGATCCCTCCGTCGCTGATGCCCTGCGCAATCTGTATCAGCATCCTGATTACGTCGAGTTGTACCCTGGCATCGTCGCCGAGGAAGCAAAGACTCCCATGGTTCCTGGTGTTGGTATCGCACCGACTTACACCATCTCTCGAGTCGTCCTCTCCGATGCCGTGGCGCTGGTCAGAGGTGATAGGTACTACACCACCGACTACAACCCTCGCCACTTGACGAACTGGGGATACAAGGAAGTCGATTACGATCTCAAGGTCAACCACGGCTGTGTCTTTTACAAACTCTTCCTCCGTGCATTCCCCCAGCACTTCAAGGGCAACTCCGTCTACGCTCACTACCCAATGGTCATCCCCTCTGAGAACGAGAAGATCCTCACAAACATCAAGCGCGCAGACCGTTTTGACTTTTCCCGTCCCGAACCCACAGCCACACGTATCAATATCATCGGGTACAACGCGGCAAAGTACATTCTCGAGGACCAGCAAAAGTACCGCGTCTGCTGGGAAGAAGGCCTCAAGCACCTCATGGGCGAAGCAGGCGGTCGCTTCATGCTATCGGGCGACACGGCGCTGCACGCCCAGCAGCGTAAGTGCATGGGCAAGCTCTTGTACAACGACACGTGGCGCAATGCAGTGAAGTCGTTTTATGCGACGACCGCTGAGAAACTACTCGCGGAGAAGTCGTACAGACTTGCGGGGAAGATGCAGGTTGATGTTGTACGGGACGTGGGTAACGTTGCGCACACGCACTTTGTCGCGAGGATGTTTAACCTGCCCCTCAAGACGAGTGAGAATCCAAAGGGTGTGTTCTCCGAGCAGGAGCTGTACATGATTCTCGCTGTCATCTTTGTCTGCATCTTCTTTGACATTGATCCTGCCAAGAGTTTCCCGCTTAGACAGGGTGCGCGAGAG
- a CDS encoding hypothetical protein (At least one base has a quality score < 10) encodes MMLYRHSILVLKYIPSHPQAKDPENKKVYKALSRRIQRVIQDLEQLKPEIENAVKEWERMAQSPKANTEPEPSSRYEQFAARDPSLTGNAKILDAFDNQDLAVDLAQKELMRRDTARRATRQSGITDEDIMSRRRGGRWDQWDGARIGDDEDLRRQMEATRHALDSAQERRTDDDYRPTSHTYSYPSISRPRAVEYEGQTPIPSIQPSRPPKEPVAPPPKEPLHTPSLQSLPPALPQKVPLPGYAPLIPSPSPQPARPEVPRKEALDTPPTLPKKERLTFKPGAYLENGDPIRSLFIPKNLRQKFLDIAADNTRRGLEMCGMLCGTPINNALFVRCLLIPDQKCTSDTCETENEEVMFDYCMKEDLLLLGWIHTHPTQTCFMSSRDLHTHAGYQVMMPESVAIVCAPKFQPSYGIFRLTHPPGLDHILNCNHQDTFHQHSIDNIYRGAGQPKGHVYESDKLDFYVHDLRTK; translated from the exons ATGATGCTATATCGACACTCCATACTCGTCCTCAAGTACATCCCGTCACATCCCCAGGCCAAAGATCCCGAGAACAAAAAGGTGTACAAAGCGTTATCGAGACGCATACAGCGTGTcatccaagatcttgaacagctCAAACCCGAGATCGAGAATGCCGTCAAAGAATGGGAACGAATGGCGCAGTCGCCAAAAGCGAATACCGAGCCCGAGCCGTCGTCACGATATGAACAATTTGCAGCGCGCGATCCGAGTTTGACGGGCAATGCAAAGATTCTGGACGCGTTTGACAATCAAGATCTGGCTGTTGATCTTGCGCAGAAGGAATTGATGAGGAGGGACACTGCGAGGAGGGCTACGAGACAGTCAGGAATTACAGATGAGGATATcatgtcgagaagaagaggtggGAGATGGGATCAGTGGGATGGGGCGAGgattggagatgatgaggatctGAGGCGGCAGATGGAGGCGACGAGGCATGCTCTTGATTCGGCGCAGGAGAGACGGACTGATGATGATTACCGACCGACGTCACATACGTACAGTTATCCATCGATCTCGAGACCACGAGCCGTTGAATACGAGGGCCAAACACCAATACCTTCAATACAGCCAAGTCGCCCACCGAAGGAACCCGTCGCTCCTCCACCAAAAGAACCTCTACACACACCATCATTACAAAGTCTCCCACCAGCTCTTCCTCAAAAAGTCCCTCTACCAGGCTACGCACCTCTCATCCCCTCACCATCACCCCAACCCGCGCGTCCCGAAGTCCCCCGCAAAGAAGCCCTCGACACCCCCCCAACACTCCCCAAAAAAGAGCGTCTCACCTTTAAACCAGGCGCATACCTCGAGAACGGCGATCCAATACGCTCCCTCTTCATTCCGAAAAACTTGCGCCAGAAATTCCTCGACATTGCAGCGGACAATACACGTCGCGGGCTGGAAATGTGCGGTATGTTGTGCGGCACTCCGATCAACAATGCGCTGTTTGTGCGGTGTCTCTTGATCCCGGATCAGAAGTGTACGTCGGATACATGTGAGACGGAGAACGAGGAGGTCATGTTTGATTACTGCATGAAGGAGgatttgctgctgctggggtGGATTCACACGCATCCGACGCAGACGTGTTTTATGAGCTCGAGGGATTTGCATACGCATGCTGGGTATCAGGTTATGATGCCTGAGAGTGTTGCGATTGTATGCGCACCGAAGTTTCAGCCATC GTATGGCATCTTTCGATTGACGCATCCCCCGGGGCTGGATCATATTCTCAATTGTAATCACCAGGATACATTTCATCAGCATTCGATTGACAATATTTACCGGGGCGCGGGACAGCCGAAGGGCCATGTTTATGAGAGCGATAAGCTGGACTTTTATGTACATGACCTAAGGACCAAATAG
- a CDS encoding hypothetical protein (At least one base has a quality score < 10) — MDSRIAMRPTRPQTVKELVAQAENFKFNTNIPVKHWIRAAETLYQEASFAVSDGDFGRAYMMLYRHSILVLKYIPSHPQAKDPENKKVYKALSRRIQRVIQDLEQLKPEIENAVKEWERMAQSPKANTEPEPSSRYEQFAARDPSLTGNAKILDAFDNQDLAVDLAQKELMRRDTARRATRQSGITDEDIMSRRRGGRWDQWDGARIGDDEDLRRQMEATRHALDSAQERRTDDDYRPTSHTYSYPSISRPRAVEYEGQTPIPSIQPSRPPKEPVAPPPKEPLHTPSLQSLPPALPQKVPLPGYAPLIPSPSPQPARPEVPRKEALDTPPTLPKKERLTFKPGAYLENGDPIRSLFIPKNLRQKFLDIAADNTRRGLEMCGMLCGTPINNALFVRCLLIPDQKCTSDTCETENEEVMFDYCMKEDLLLLGWIHTHPTQTCFMSSRDLHTHAGYQVMMPESVAIVCAPKFQPSYGIFRLTHPPGLDHILNCNHQDTFHQHSIDNIYRGAGQPKGHVYESDKLDFYVHDLRTK; from the exons ATGGACTCGAGGATTGCGATGAGGCCGACCAGGCCGCAGACCGTCAAGGAGCTGGTGGCTCAGGCGGAGAACTTCAAGTTTAACACGAACATTCCTGTTAAGCACTGGATACGTGCGGCTGAGACGCTGTACCAAGAG GCCTCGTTTGCAGTCTCGGATGGCGATTTCGGAAGAGCTTATATGATGCTATATCGACACTCCATACTCGTCCTCAAGTACATCCCGTCACATCCCCAGGCCAAAGATCCCGAGAACAAAAAGGTGTACAAAGCGTTATCGAGACGCATACAGCGTGTcatccaagatcttgaacagctCAAACCCGAGATCGAGAATGCCGTCAAAGAATGGGAACGAATGGCGCAGTCGCCAAAAGCGAATACCGAGCCCGAGCCGTCGTCACGATATGAACAATTTGCAGCGCGCGATCCGAGTTTGACGGGCAATGCAAAGATTCTGGACGCGTTTGACAATCAAGATCTGGCTGTTGATCTTGCGCAGAAGGAATTGATGAGGAGGGACACTGCGAGGAGGGCTACGAGACAGTCAGGAATTACAGATGAGGATATcatgtcgagaagaagaggtggGAGATGGGATCAGTGGGATGGGGCGAGgattggagatgatgaggatctGAGGCGGCAGATGGAGGCGACGAGGCATGCTCTTGATTCGGCGCAGGAGAGACGGACTGATGATGATTACCGACCGACGTCACATACGTACAGTTATCCATCGATCTCGAGACCACGAGCCGTTGAATACGAGGGCCAAACACCAATACCTTCAATACAGCCAAGTCGCCCACCGAAGGAACCCGTCGCTCCTCCACCAAAAGAACCTCTACACACACCATCATTACAAAGTCTCCCACCAGCTCTTCCTCAAAAAGTCCCTCTACCAGGCTACGCACCTCTCATCCCCTCACCATCACCCCAACCCGCGCGTCCCGAAGTCCCCCGCAAAGAAGCCCTCGACACCCCCCCAACACTCCCCAAAAAAGAGCGTCTCACCTTTAAACCAGGCGCATACCTCGAGAACGGCGATCCAATACGCTCCCTCTTCATTCCGAAAAACTTGCGCCAGAAATTCCTCGACATTGCAGCGGACAATACACGTCGCGGGCTGGAAATGTGCGGTATGTTGTGCGGCACTCCGATCAACAATGCGCTGTTTGTGCGGTGTCTCTTGATCCCGGATCAGAAGTGTACGTCGGATACATGTGAGACGGAGAACGAGGAGGTCATGTTTGATTACTGCATGAAGGAGgatttgctgctgctggggtGGATTCACACGCATCCGACGCAGACGTGTTTTATGAGCTCGAGGGATTTGCATACGCATGCTGGGTATCAGGTTATGATGCCTGAGAGTGTTGCGATTGTATGCGCACCGAAGTTTCAGCCATC GTATGGCATCTTTCGATTGACGCATCCCCCGGGGCTGGATCATATTCTCAATTGTAATCACCAGGATACATTTCATCAGCATTCGATTGACAATATTTACCGGGGCGCGGGACAGCCGAAGGGCCATGTTTATGAGAGCGATAAGCTGGACTTTTATGTACATGACCTAAGGACCAAATAG
- a CDS encoding hypothetical protein (At least one base has a quality score < 10) — protein MEAIKNNSIVSSVGIDIDTTRRTAVNAAIDIFTIDQGHVTLPDDLCPLDALSSILRNISSVFELDVSADLDLTCRNILHRILQFIFDTNTQSALEEDSEIFAHLSSKQKARILAQAIAAFTVIFQRLAQTGEKVTYGVLNREAQLFTESDQRALMQSLIEGGAVFENCTRKSDIAEAILSAIDADEDAATPQPVAADDKQDFMFSPSAAQEHKNMGVPWGFSIMAIN, from the exons ATGGaagccatcaagaacaactCCATCGTCTCAAGCGTCGGGATCGACATCGACACCACCCGCAGAA CTGCTGTCAACGCCGCAATTGACATCTTCACAATTGACCAAGGGCACGTCACCCTCCCCGACGACCTCTGCCCTCTCGACGCCCTCTCCAGCATACTTCGCAACATCTCCTCAGTCTTCGAGCTCGACGTCAGCGCTGATCTCGACCTAACCTGCCGTAACATCCTGCACCGCATTCTCCAATTCATCTTCGACACCAACACCCAGTCCGCCCTCGAAGAAGACTCCGAGATCTTTGCCCATCTGAGCTCCAAGCAAAAAGCCCGTATTCTCGCACAGGCCATTGCCGCATTCACAGTAATTTTCCAGCGCTTAGCTCAGACTGGCGAGAAGGTCACTTATGGCGTTCTGAACCGCGAGGCACAGCTCTTCACGGAGAGTGATCAGCGCGCGTTGATGCAGAGTCTCATTGAAGGCGGTGCTGTTTTTGAGAATTGTACTCGGAAGAGCGACATTGCTGAAGCTATTCTCTCTGCTATTGACGCAGACGAAGACGCAGCGACACCTCAGCCCGTTGCTGCAGATGACAAGCAAGACTTTATGTTCTCCCCCAGCGCAGCTCAAGAGCACAAGAACATGGGCGTTCCCTGGGGATTCAGCATCATGGCGATCAACTAA
- a CDS encoding prefoldin beta subunit (At least one base has a quality score < 10), with protein sequence MSDPQARLQALSEDFQKLQGGITLWVATEVGGSEAGECWRAAGIERLQEGETIYKLAGPVLLKQDKFEAENTVKGRLDFISGEITRLEDTIKETQEKLEKKKTEIIQIQTAAQSQGKEAPQ encoded by the exons ATGTCGGATCCTCAAGCACGGTTACAGGCGCTGTCTGAGGACTTCCAGAAGCTTCAAGGCGGTAT AACGCTGTGGGTCGCGACAGAAGTTGGAGGGTCAGAAGCAGGAGAATGTTGGCGTGCAGCAG GAATTGAGCGACTACAAGAGGGAGAGACAATCTACAAGCTCGCTGGGCCAGTGTTGCTGAAGCAAGACAagtttgaggctgagaacACAGTCAAGGGTCGTCTGGACTTTATCAGTGGTGAAAT TACACGACTAGAAGACACAATCAAGGAGACACAAGAaaagctggagaagaaaaagacagAGATCATTCAGATTCAGACCGCAGCTCAAAGCCAGGGCAAGGAAGCACCTCAGTAA